From candidate division KSB1 bacterium:
CATGGCCGTTCGCGTCCGCCCGTATTGGACTTGACCCGCGGCAGGCCGCGGGCGCGGTTCTCCTGAACAGAGCGAGTTCTGTGCACGTGGAAAGCTTCCATTTTATGGAGTCCGTTTTTCCAAGTCCGACAGGTTCCTAGAGTGTTTTGGATCTCTACGCCAGTCGCGTCGCCTGAATGGAGCACGCGGGGAAGACTGTGGCCCCCCTCCCGATGAAGGTCCACCTTTCCCGTAGCCGCCAAGTCGAAGCGCACCCCGGCATCCCGAAGGGCCTCAAGCGCCTCGGGCGCTTCCTCGACCACCGCCCGAACGACCCGCTCGTCGCAGAGCCCTGCGCCGGCCGCAAGCGTGTCGGCCAAGTGCAACTCCACCGAGTCGGCCTCGCTCACTGCGCCGGCGATCCCTCCCTGAGCGTAGCAGGTGCCTGTCTCCGCGACGGTCGCCTTGGTCGTGACGCTCACGGAACGGTTGCGAGAAACGAGGAGGGCCGCCACGAGCCCCGCGATCCCTGAGCCGATCACCAACACGTCGCTTCGATGCTCGAGCAGTTCAACCGTGTCGAAGGGCAGGAGGTAGCGGCGGGAAAACGCACGCGGCAGCGGGCAGTGGTCGCCCGCCAGTTGGCGGTGTGCTCTTGCCTCAGCCAGCAACTGCCATTCGGCCGACCCCACGCCCACCTCCTTCACCAGGTTGACTCTTACCTCCAGAGGAGCCATTTCCTCGCGGGCCTCCCGGAGGACCGCCTTATTCAACAACGAGCCGACGGCTGACGGTTCCGGCCGCATCCTCGCCGCGAGTTCCACTAGCTCTCCTCGATCCGTGAGAGGAAGACCAACGAGATGCCTCGTTAGTCCTCCTCCGTGGCGACACGAACCCTATGCGCTTCTTTGATATCTCGCCCCACAGAGGGTCCGAGTCCGACATGGTTCGCCGCCTCCTCCGCCGTTACGTTTGGACCACCTGACCTCGACGCTTCGAGGGGCGCTGGAAACGCCGATCCCAAGTCCATCGCGGACATGGGTGAGCCGTACAGTGCCCTCGAGATCATCCGAATCTGGCTTCCGATCTCAACTCCCAATGTCGCCTGACGCTCAATTCGACGCGCCGATTCGGCCACTCGAATCGGATTGTTGAGGTTCCTGCGGATCGCCTCGGCGTCTGCCATCACGACCTGAAACACATTGGCGAGGTCGTGAGCAATGCCAAGCAGCCCTTGACCCATTGCTGCGAGCTGAACCTTCTGATCCGGCCAATCCATCGGCCTTCTGACAAATCGACAACCTCGATGGCCCAAGACTTCCCCGATATCGCTCTCGGACTGGTCTTGGTCGCCGATAACGGCGGCATCGATCTTCATGTTTCTCACTCCCGACTCCGCCCGTAATGTCCGCCCGCCGTTTGCAGAACTCAAAATTCCTGCGACCAGCCGACTGGGCGCTACCCCAGCCATTGCACCACATCTTTCGTCACATATAGGGGAGAGGGCACCGTGCCTTGCTCAGTGCTCGTTCGTGAGTTGATCCAACTCGGCGAGCGAGAACACCGGCCCGTCATTGCACACGTACTTCGAGCCCACGTTGCACCGCCCGCGCTTGCCGATGCCGCACTTCATCCGCATCTGGGCGAGGTGAGGATGTTCTCCTTCTGGAACCCGAACTCGAAGAGCACGGGCAGGGTGAAGCGGATCGTGATGGGCGGACCGCACACAGCCGCCAAGGCGTTCTCGGCGCCGGGGGAGCCCCGTCCGTCGTCACCGCGCGGTGAAGAAGCCCTCCCTGCCCTTCCAACCCTGCCTCCTTTATCGACGGTCCCGTTCAGGTCGATGTCACCGCGCTCGGCCCGGGCCTTGAGCTCGCCCTTGTAGATGAGGAGCCCCGGGCTC
This genomic window contains:
- a CDS encoding FAD-binding protein encodes the protein MELAARMRPEPSAVGSLLNKAVLREAREEMAPLEVRVNLVKEVGVGSAEWQLLAEARAHRQLAGDHCPLPRAFSRRYLLPFDTVELLEHRSDVLVIGSGIAGLVAALLVSRNRSVSVTTKATVAETGTCYAQGGIAGAVSEADSVELHLADTLAAGAGLCDERVVRAVVEEAPEALEALRDAGVRFDLAATGKVDLHREGGHSLPRVLHSGDATGVEIQNTLGTCRTWKNGLHKMEAFHVHRTRSVQENRARGLPRVKSNTGGRERP